A genome region from Ctenopharyngodon idella isolate HZGC_01 chromosome 5, HZGC01, whole genome shotgun sequence includes the following:
- the si:dkey-65b12.6 gene encoding IgGFc-binding protein isoform X8 — translation MCMYGGHSSALCSALTAYTAACQDALGKVESWRTNSFCPASCMDNSHYEVCATGCSQTCHGLTEPKACEGTPCIESCICDEGFVLSDGECVAMEQCGCSYEGRYYQLGQEFFLQDKCQQRCECKENGRVQCNDAFTCKPNEKCQVLNGVQGCFPESKAVCSVSGFGLYQSFDGKSFTVEGDCEYRLAESAQDKDKDMSYFSVLVKQQSSSEIVLTRRVEIQIEQSTITLLPGHIWEVQVDNVKTNLPVTVDEGLAQVYQSGVNIVVETDFGLKLTYDTVSMAKIEIPSTFKNAVKGLCGNYNGNSADDFLLPGGIQTSSVVDFAEAWVSPSDKMMCQTICGSKCLNPDKDKQTEAETSCSMLIAEKGPFSSCYEKIPPQKFFDECVKDVAAQPNDKTVHCRHIQRYVASCQEIGTSINSWRNKTFCPLTCFKNSHYELCADTCSSTCASLTKSQKCPMCQEGCQCDDGFLFDGGECKTLDSCGCHADGKFYKSGETVILGECEEKCLCKAGVFSCEPLECNENQICGKKDGALGCYNKETYCPVNMHYDACGTACAPSCADRNGPDECTLPCVEGCLCNAGFVRSGDECIPVKKCGCTYKGRYYLADQTFWGEKQCTEKCVCNSQTGNVECTPTKCKNPLVCGTRNGVKDCYPLSYSTCQGAGDPHYRTFDGKTFDFQGTCTYYLSKVLNTADPSLVPFEVLVKNENRGRNMAVAYTKSVSLTVYGYTIVLSKESPRKVKVNNLYVNLPFELEDGRLSIFYSGYFGVIKTDFGLTLKFNWESHVSLTLPSTYYSEVGGLCGNWNNNVNDDFLTPNNTLASTSTIFGTSWKVKDDPGCSDGCQGKACPKCDAAERNQVTFTKPCSMITDKQGPFKGCHTKVNPNQFYEDCVYDMCMYGGHSSALCSALTAYTAACQDALGKVESWRTNSFCPTTCKAHSHYEVCATGCPQTCRGLTEPKACEGTPCVEGCTCDKGFVLSDGECVAAQQCGCSYEGRYYQLGQEFFPQDKCQQRCECKENGRVQCNDGFTCKPNEKCQVLNGVQGCFPESKAVCSVSGFGLYQSFDGKSFTVKGDCEYRLAETAQDKDKDMSSFSVLVKQQSSSEIVLTRRVEIKIKQSTITLLPGHIWEVQVDNVKTNLPVTVDEGLAQVYQSGVNIVVETDFGLKLTYDTVSMAKIEIPSTFKNAVKGLCGNYNGNSADDFVLPDGIQTSSVEYFAEAWVSPSDKMMCQTICGSKCLNPDKDKQTEAETSCSMLIAEKGPFSRLLRKNSTSEIL, via the exons ATGTGTATGTACGGTGGCCATTCGTCAGCCCTCTGCAGTGCTCTTACTGCATACACAGCTGCTTGCCAAGATGCGCTTGGCAAAGTGGAATCCTGGAGAACCAACAGTTTCTGCC CTGCATCCTGTATGGACAACAGCCACTATGAGGTTTGTGCAACAGGATGTTCCCAGACATGCCATGGCCTAACTGAGCCCAAAGCCTGTGAGGGCACTCCCTGCATTGAAAGCTGTATATGTGATGAGGGCTTTGTCCTGAGCGATGGTGAGTGTGTGGCTATGGAACAGTGTGGCTGTTCTTACGAGGGCCGCTACTATCAACTGGGTCAGGAGTTCTTCCTTCAAGACAAGTGCCAGCAGAGATGTGAGTGCAAAGAGAATGGAAGAGTTCAGTGTAATGATGCATTCACCTGCAAACCAAACGAGAAGTGCCAGGTCCTGAATGGAGTTCAGGGCTGTTTCCCGGAGAGCAAAGCAGTTTGTTCAGTGTCAGGCTTTGGGCTTTATCAGTCATTTGATGGGAAGTCCTTCACTGTTGAAGGAGACTGTGAGTATAGACTGGCAGAGTCAGCTCAGGACAAGGATAAGGACATGAGCTACTTCAGTGTGTTAGTGAAACAGCAGTCCTCCTCTGAGATAGTCCTTACTCGAAGAGTGGAAATACAAATAGAACAATCCACGATTACTTTGCTGCCTGGCCACATCTGGGAGGTTCAG GTGGACAATGTTAAAACCAATCTCCCTGTGACTGTGGATGAAGGACTGGCACAAGTCTATCAGAGCGGTGTTAACATTGTTGTGGAAACAGACTTTGGACTGAAACTGACGTATGATACAGTCTCAATGGCCAAAATCGAGATCCCATccacttttaaaaatgcagtcAAAGGTCTCTGTGGTAACTACAATGGAAACAGTGCAGATGATTTTCTCCTACCAGGCGGTATTCAGACATCTTCCGTGGTAGATTTTGCTGAGGCCTGGGTTTCGCCATCAGACAAAATGATGTGCCAAACAATTTGTGGCTccaaatgtttaaatccagacaaagacaaacagacagaggcAGAAACATCTTGCAGTATGCTAATCGCAGAGAAGGGACCATTTTCTAGTTGTTATGAAAAAATTCCACCTCAgaaattctttgatgaatgtgTCAAAGATGTGGCAGCACAACCAAATGACAAGACAGTTCACTGTCGCCACATACAGAGGTATGTTGCCAGCTGTCAAGAGATTGGGACATCAATCAACAGCTGGAGGAATAAAACGTTCTGTC CACTCACATGTTTCAAAAACAGTCACTATGAACTCTGTGCTGACACCTGTTCTTCAACCTGTGCAAGCCTGACAAAATCACAGAAATGCCCAATGTGTCAGGAAGGATGTCAGTGTGATGATGGCTTCTTGTTTGATGGAGGTGAATGTAAGACTTTGGATAGTTGTGGTTGTCACGCAGATGGAAAGTTTTACAAG TCTGGTGAGACAGTCATTCTGGGAGAGTGTGAAGAAAAGTGCCTCTGCAAAGCTGGAGTGTTCTCCTGTGAACCCTTGGAATGTAATGAAAATCAGATCTGTGGCAAAAAAGATGGTGCCCTTGGGTGCTACAACAAag AAACTTACTGTCCAGTCAACATGCATTATGATGCCTGCGGCACAGCCTGTGCTCCCTCTTGTGCAGATCGAAATGGTCCAGATGAGTGCACACTGCCATGTGTGGAAGGCTGCCTGTGCAATGCAGGTTTTGTCCGCAGTGGAGATGAATGCATACCTGTGAAAAAGTGTGGCTGCACTTACAAAGGCAGATATTATCTAGCAGATCAGACATTTTGGGGTGAGAAACAATGCACAGAGAAATGCGTGTGCAACTCTCAAACTGGAAATGTGGAATGCACACCAACAAAGTGTAAGAATCCCCTAGTGTGTGGCACACGGAATGGAGTGAAAGATTGTTACCCATTGTCCTATAGTACCTGCCAGGGTGCAGGGGATCCACACTACCGCACATTTGATGGTAAAACCTTTGATTTCCAAGGTACCTGTACCTATTATTTATCTAAGGTACTTAATACAGCTGACCCATCATTGGTACCTTTTGAGGTACTGGTCAAGAATGAGAACCGTGGAAGAAACATGGCGGTTGCTTATACCAAGAGTGTATCATTAACAGTCTATGGATACACGATTGTCTTGAGTAAGGAAAGCCCACGCAAAGTGAAG GTCAACAATCTCTATGTGAATTTGCCATTTGAACTAGAAGATGGTCGACTTTCAATATTCTACAGTGGGTACTTTGGCGTGATAAAAACTGACTTTGGTCTGACTTTGAAATTCAACTGGGAAAGCCACGTATCACTGACTCTCCCCAGCACTTACTACAGTGAAGTGGGGGGGCTTTGTGGCAACTGGAACAACAATGTCAATGATGATTTTCTTACTCCTAACAACACCCTTGCTTCAACCTCAACAATTTTTGGAACCAGCTGGAAAGTCAAGGATGACCCTGGATGCTCAGATGGATGTCAAGGCAAAGCGTGTCCTAAATGTGACGCCGCAGAGAGAAACCAAGTCACTTTTACAAAGCCTTGCAGCATGATCACTGACAAACAGGGGCCATTTAAAGGCTGCCATACTAAAGTGAATCCAAATCAGTTTTATGAGGACTGCGTGTATGATATGTGTATGTACGGTGGCCATTCGTCAGCCCTCTGCAGTGCTCTTACTGCATACACAGCTGCTTGCCAAGATGCACTTGGCAAAGTGGAATCCTGGAGAACCAACAGTTTCTGCC CTACAACCTGTAAGGCACACAGCCACTATGAGGTTTGTGCAACAGGATGCCCGCAGACCTGCCGTGGCCTCACTGAGCCCAAAGCCTGTGAGGGCACTCCCTGTGTTGAAGGCTGCACATGTGACAAAGGCTTTGTCCTGAGCGATGGTGAGTGTGTGGCTGCACAGCAGTGTGGCTGTTCTTACGAGGGCCGTTACTATCAACTGGGTCAGGAGTTCTTCCCTCAAGACAAGTGCCAGCAGAGATGTGAGTGCAAAGAGAATGGAAGAGTTCAGTGTAATGATGGATTCACCTGCAAGCCAAACGAGAAGTGCCAGGTCCTGAATGGAGTTCAGGGCTGTTTCCCGGAGAGCAAAGCAGTTTGTTCAGTGTCAGGCTTTGGGCTTTATCAGTCATTTGATGGGAAGTCCTTCACTGTTAAAGGAGACTGTGAGTATAGATTGGCAGAGACAGCTCAGGACAAGGATAAGGACATGAGCTCCTTCAGTGTGTTAGTGAAACAGCAGTCCTCCTCTGAGATAGTCCTTACTCGAAGAGTGGAGATAAAAATAAAGCAATCCACGATTACTCTGCTGCCTGGCCACATCTGGGAGGTTCAG GTGGACAATGTTAAAACCAATCTCCCTGTGACTGTGGATGAAGGACTGGCACAAGTCTATCAGAGCGGTGTTAACATTGTTGTGGAAACAGACTTTGGACTGAAACTGACGTATGATACAGTCTCCATGGCCAAAATCGAGATCCCATccacttttaaaaatgcagtcAAAGGTCTCTGTGGTAACTACAATGGAAACAGTGCAGATGATTTTGTCTTGCCAGATGGTATTCAGACATCTTCCGTGGAATATTTTGCTGAGGCCTGGGTTTCACCATCAGATAAAATGATGTGCCAAACAATTTGTGGCTCCAAATGCTTAAATCCAGAcaaagacaaacagacagaggcAGAAACATCTTGCAGTATGCTAATCGCAGAGAAGGGACCATTTTCTAGGTTGTTACGAAAAAATTCCACCTCAgaaattctttga
- the si:dkey-65b12.6 gene encoding IgGFc-binding protein isoform X15: MCMYGGHSSALCSALTAYTAACQDALGKVESWRTNSFCPASCMDNSHYEVCATGCSQTCHGLTEPKACEGTPCIESCICDEGFVLSDGECVAMEQCGCSYEGRYYQLGQEFFLQDKCQQRCECKENGRVQCNDAFTCKPNEKCQVLNGVQGCFPESKAVCSVSGFGLYQSFDGKSFTVEGDCEYRLAESAQDKDKDMSYFSVLVKQQSSSEIVLTRRVEIQIEQSTITLLPGHIWEVQVDNVKTNLPVTVDEGLAQVYQSGVNIVVETDFGLKLTYDTVSMAKIEIPSTFKNAVKGLCGNYNGNSADDFLLPGGIQTSSVVDFAEAWVSPSDKMMCQTICGSKCLNPDKDKQTEAETSCSMLIAEKGPFSSCYEKIPPQKFFDECVKDVAAQPNDKTVHCRHIQRYVASCQEIGMSVNIWRSNTFCPLECSANSHYELCADTCSSTCASLTNSQNCPPCQEGCQCDDGFLFDGGECKTLQDCGCNVDGKFYKSGETVIQGECKEKCLCKAGVFSCEPLNCDADQICDIKEGVTGCYKKDLCSNYKCREQEYCTVKDNNALCVAKSKASCIAKGDPHYKTFDGNHFSFQGTCSYTLVKTTGKDQTLTPFSIVNKNEMQKGGRGSYVKSATVTVRGHDITFIQGNRNHVTIDGTVSNLPVNLNSEGINITKSGTTGVLQTDFGLEVMFNWANTLMVTLSSSYYNNIVGMCGTYSNDLQDDYVTPSGNSMTDITEWARSWSVPESNSNCWHFPPCSDDKKLLYSGQSYCGLLENVTGPFAQCHDIISKRRFAADCLFQMCLNDGSQNAFCRAFNNYVSSCALVKADVSPEWKKLANC; this comes from the exons ATGTGTATGTACGGTGGCCATTCGTCAGCCCTCTGCAGTGCTCTTACTGCATACACAGCTGCTTGCCAAGATGCGCTTGGCAAAGTGGAATCCTGGAGAACCAACAGTTTCTGCC CTGCATCCTGTATGGACAACAGCCACTATGAGGTTTGTGCAACAGGATGTTCCCAGACATGCCATGGCCTAACTGAGCCCAAAGCCTGTGAGGGCACTCCCTGCATTGAAAGCTGTATATGTGATGAGGGCTTTGTCCTGAGCGATGGTGAGTGTGTGGCTATGGAACAGTGTGGCTGTTCTTACGAGGGCCGCTACTATCAACTGGGTCAGGAGTTCTTCCTTCAAGACAAGTGCCAGCAGAGATGTGAGTGCAAAGAGAATGGAAGAGTTCAGTGTAATGATGCATTCACCTGCAAACCAAACGAGAAGTGCCAGGTCCTGAATGGAGTTCAGGGCTGTTTCCCGGAGAGCAAAGCAGTTTGTTCAGTGTCAGGCTTTGGGCTTTATCAGTCATTTGATGGGAAGTCCTTCACTGTTGAAGGAGACTGTGAGTATAGACTGGCAGAGTCAGCTCAGGACAAGGATAAGGACATGAGCTACTTCAGTGTGTTAGTGAAACAGCAGTCCTCCTCTGAGATAGTCCTTACTCGAAGAGTGGAAATACAAATAGAACAATCCACGATTACTTTGCTGCCTGGCCACATCTGGGAGGTTCAG GTGGACAATGTTAAAACCAATCTCCCTGTGACTGTGGATGAAGGACTGGCACAAGTCTATCAGAGCGGTGTTAACATTGTTGTGGAAACAGACTTTGGACTGAAACTGACGTATGATACAGTCTCAATGGCCAAAATCGAGATCCCATccacttttaaaaatgcagtcAAAGGTCTCTGTGGTAACTACAATGGAAACAGTGCAGATGATTTTCTCCTACCAGGCGGTATTCAGACATCTTCCGTGGTAGATTTTGCTGAGGCCTGGGTTTCGCCATCAGACAAAATGATGTGCCAAACAATTTGTGGCTccaaatgtttaaatccagacaaagacaaacagacagaggcAGAAACATCTTGCAGTATGCTAATCGCAGAGAAGGGACCATTTTCTA GTTGTTACGAAAAAATTCCACCTCAgaaattctttgatgaatgtgTCAAAGATGTGGCAGCTCAACCAAATGACAAAACAGTTCACTGTCGCCACATACAGAGGTATGTTGCCAGCTGTCAAGAGATTGGGATGTCAGTCAACATCTGGAGGAGTAACACCTTCTGTC CACTCGAGTGTTCAGCCAACAGTCACTATGAGCTTTGTGCTGACACCTGTTCTTCAACCTGCGCCAGCCTGACTAACTCGCAGAATTGTCCACCATGTCAGGAAGGATGTCAGTGTGATGATGGCTTCTTGTTTGATGGAGGAGAATGTAAGACTTTGCAGGACTGTGGTTGTAATGTAGATGGAAAGTTTTACAAG TCAGGTGAGACGGTCATCCAAGGAGAGTGTAAAGAGAAATGCCTCTGCAAAGCAGGAGTGTTCTCCTGTGAACCCTTGAATTGTGATGCAGATCAGATCTGTGACATAAAAGAAGGTGTCACTGGGTGCTACAAGAAAG ATCTTTGCAGTAACTATAAGTGCCGTGAACAAGAGTACTGCACTGTGAAGGACAATAATGCACTGTGCGTCGCGAAGTCAAAGGCCTCTTGCATTGCCAAAGGAGATCCTCATTACAAAACCTTTGATGGAAACCACTTCTCCTTCCAGGGTACTTGCTCCTATACTTTAGTTAAAACTACAGGCAAAGACCAAACACTAACACCTTTCAGCATCGTCAACAAGAACGAGATGCAGAAAGGTGGGCGTGGTTCTTACGTCAAGTCAGCCACCGTTACAGTCAGAGGACATGACATCACTTTCATCCAAGGCAACCGCAATCATGTGACA ATTGATGGCACAGTTTCAAACCTTCCTGTGAATTTGAACTCTGAGGGGATCAACATAACGAAGTCAGGCACTACAGGGGTTCTGCAGACAGATTTTGGCTTGGAGGTCATGTTTAATTGGGCAAATACCCTCATGGTGACACTGTCCAGTAGCTACTATAATAACATAGTGGGAATGTGTGGAACCTACAGTAATGACCTACAGGATGATTATGTTACACCGAGTGGTAACAgcatgacagacatcacagaaTGGGCAAGGTCTTGGAGTGTCCCTGAAAGCAATAGCAACTGCTGGCACTTTCCCCCTTGCTCAGATGATAAGAAGTTACTATATAGCGGACAAAGCTACTGTGGCTTGTTAGAGAATGTGACGGGTCCATTTGCCCAGTGCCATGACATAATATCAAAGAGGCGATTCGCTGCTGACTGCCTTTTCCAAATGTGTCTCAATGATGGAAGTCAAAATGCTTTCTGCAGAGCCTTCAATAATTATGTGTCCTCCTGTGCACTGGTAAAGGCTGATGTGTCTCCCGAGTGGAAGAAACTCGCTAACTGCT GA
- the si:dkey-65b12.6 gene encoding IgGFc-binding protein isoform X21: MCMYGGHSSALCSALTAYTAACQDALGKVESWRTNSFCPASCMDNSHYEVCATGCSQTCHGLTEPKACEGTPCIESCICDEGFVLSDGECVAMEQCGCSYEGRYYQLGQEFFLQDKCQQRCECKENGRVQCNDAFTCKPNEKCQVLNGVQGCFPESKAVCSVSGFGLYQSFDGKSFTVEGDCEYRLAESAQDKDKDMSYFSVLVKQQSSSEIVLTRRVEIQIEQSTITLLPGHIWEVQVDNVKTNLPVTVDEGLAQVYQSGVNIVVETDFGLKLTYDTVSMAKIEIPSTFKNAVKGLCGNYNGNSADDFVLPDGIQTSSVEYFAEAWVSPSDKMMCQTICGSKCLNPDKDKQTEAETSCSMLIAEKGPFSRLLRKNSTSEIL; encoded by the exons ATGTGTATGTACGGTGGCCATTCGTCAGCCCTCTGCAGTGCTCTTACTGCATACACAGCTGCTTGCCAAGATGCGCTTGGCAAAGTGGAATCCTGGAGAACCAACAGTTTCTGCC CTGCATCCTGTATGGACAACAGCCACTATGAGGTTTGTGCAACAGGATGTTCCCAGACATGCCATGGCCTAACTGAGCCCAAAGCCTGTGAGGGCACTCCCTGCATTGAAAGCTGTATATGTGATGAGGGCTTTGTCCTGAGCGATGGTGAGTGTGTGGCTATGGAACAGTGTGGCTGTTCTTACGAGGGCCGCTACTATCAACTGGGTCAGGAGTTCTTCCTTCAAGACAAGTGCCAGCAGAGATGTGAGTGCAAAGAGAATGGAAGAGTTCAGTGTAATGATGCATTCACCTGCAAACCAAACGAGAAGTGCCAGGTCCTGAATGGAGTTCAGGGCTGTTTCCCGGAGAGCAAAGCAGTTTGTTCAGTGTCAGGCTTTGGGCTTTATCAGTCATTTGATGGGAAGTCCTTCACTGTTGAAGGAGACTGTGAGTATAGACTGGCAGAGTCAGCTCAGGACAAGGATAAGGACATGAGCTACTTCAGTGTGTTAGTGAAACAGCAGTCCTCCTCTGAGATAGTCCTTACTCGAAGAGTGGAAATACAAATAGAACAATCCACGATTACTTTGCTGCCTGGCCACATCTGGGAGGTTCAG GTGGACAATGTTAAAACCAATCTCCCTGTGACTGTGGATGAAGGACTGGCACAAGTCTATCAGAGCGGTGTTAACATTGTTGTGGAAACAGACTTTGGACTGAAACTGACGTATGATACAGTCTCAATGGCCAAAATCGAGATCCCATccacttttaaaaatgcagtcAAAG GTCTCTGTGGTAACTACAATGGAAACAGTGCAGATGATTTTGTCTTGCCAGATGGTATTCAGACATCTTCCGTGGAATATTTTGCTGAGGCCTGGGTTTCACCATCAGATAAAATGATGTGCCAAACAATTTGTGGCTCCAAATGCTTAAATCCAGAcaaagacaaacagacagaggcAGAAACATCTTGCAGTATGCTAATCGCAGAGAAGGGACCATTTTCTAGGTTGTTACGAAAAAATTCCACCTCAgaaattctttga